One genomic segment of Kiritimatiellia bacterium includes these proteins:
- a CDS encoding DUF177 domain-containing protein: protein MSLIIEPRRLRAKPERIRGRAPAETLEIETGGLARPEGSLAYDLTAQLLSGELIVRGALEIGFACRCARCGDSFSRKVLITDFYRNFALTSKSELINLTADVREDILLALPMVAVCSETCRGLCRVCGANLNRESCKCKPAAEPDVWQKLGDLRLPRKKRDS, encoded by the coding sequence ATGTCCTTAATTATTGAACCCCGGCGCTTGCGCGCCAAGCCCGAAAGAATCCGCGGCCGCGCGCCGGCGGAAACGCTGGAAATTGAGACCGGCGGCCTGGCGCGGCCGGAAGGGTCTCTGGCGTACGACCTGACCGCGCAGTTGTTATCCGGCGAATTGATCGTGCGCGGCGCGCTGGAAATCGGTTTTGCATGCCGCTGCGCCCGTTGCGGCGACAGTTTTTCCAGGAAAGTTCTTATCACGGATTTTTACCGCAATTTCGCCCTGACCTCAAAAAGTGAATTAATCAACTTGACCGCCGATGTGCGGGAGGATATTCTCCTTGCCTTGCCAATGGTGGCGGTTTGTTCTGAAACCTGCCGCGGGCTGTGCCGCGTATGCGGCGCCAATCTGAACCGGGAAAGCTGTAAATGCAAGCCGGCCGCCGAGCCGGATGTCTGGCAGAAATTGGGCGATCTGCGCCTGCCCCGCAAGAAGCGAGATTCATAA
- the rpmF gene encoding 50S ribosomal protein L32, whose protein sequence is MAVPKRKVSKSKTRMRKRSHKLFLTSTRPCPNCGELQPPHRVCPSCGYYRGRQVLSVTVKS, encoded by the coding sequence ATGGCGGTTCCAAAAAGAAAAGTATCCAAGAGCAAAACAAGGATGCGGAAACGATCGCATAAGCTGTTTTTGACCTCAACCAGGCCGTGTCCCAACTGCGGCGAGCTGCAGCCTCCCCACCGGGTTTGTCCCTCCTGCGGATATTACCGGGGGCGGCAGGTTCTTTCCGTTACCGTGAAAAGCTGA
- the plsX gene encoding phosphate acyltransferase PlsX, which produces MQIAIDAMGGDFAPRAIIAGTLQAVDSLKDIERIILVGDEAVIVRELRVFGQTPDRIEIFHAAESIGMEESPVNAVRHKKDSSINRAVDLVKSGRAQAMISAGNTGAVMAAAALKLRTLRGVERPAIATMMPTPSKPFVLIDAGANTDCSPGLLLQFAVMGHVYAKKILSNPQPVVGLMSVGTEDSKGNETTREAFRLLSASQLNFKGNIEGHDLFKGNIDVAVCDGFVGNVILKSSESVAHAVGTWIKREFTSNPWRKLGAFCLRSALNKMKRTMDPEMYGGAPLLGVNGICIICHGASSGRAIFNAIRVARDSVHQEINEMIIKTIEDLP; this is translated from the coding sequence ATGCAGATTGCCATTGATGCCATGGGCGGCGACTTTGCCCCGCGCGCGATCATTGCCGGAACATTACAGGCGGTTGACTCTCTGAAGGATATTGAGCGCATCATCCTGGTCGGCGATGAGGCCGTTATCGTCCGCGAATTGCGCGTTTTCGGGCAGACGCCGGACCGCATTGAAATTTTCCACGCCGCGGAATCCATCGGCATGGAAGAAAGTCCGGTTAACGCCGTCCGCCACAAGAAGGATTCTTCCATCAACCGGGCCGTTGATCTTGTCAAAAGCGGCCGGGCCCAGGCGATGATCTCGGCGGGCAACACCGGCGCGGTGATGGCCGCCGCCGCCTTGAAACTGCGCACCCTGCGGGGGGTTGAACGTCCGGCCATCGCAACCATGATGCCGACGCCTTCCAAGCCGTTCGTTTTGATTGACGCCGGCGCAAACACTGACTGTTCGCCCGGCCTGCTGCTGCAGTTTGCCGTCATGGGCCATGTCTACGCCAAGAAGATCCTTTCCAATCCGCAGCCGGTCGTCGGGCTGATGAGCGTCGGCACGGAAGATTCCAAGGGCAACGAGACCACCAGAGAAGCCTTCCGCCTTTTGTCGGCCTCGCAGCTGAACTTCAAGGGCAACATTGAAGGCCATGATTTGTTCAAGGGAAATATTGATGTTGCGGTCTGCGACGGCTTCGTCGGCAACGTCATTTTAAAGTCAAGCGAAAGCGTGGCGCATGCCGTGGGAACATGGATCAAACGCGAGTTTACCAGCAATCCATGGAGAAAGCTCGGAGCTTTCTGCCTGAGAAGCGCGCTGAACAAGATGAAGCGGACCATGGACCCGGAAATGTACGGCGGCGCGCCCCTGCTCGGCGTCAACGGCATTTGCATCATATGCCATGGCGCGTCGTCGGGCCGCGCCATTTTTAACGCCATCCGGGTCGCGCGCGATTCGGTCCATCAGGAGATTAATGAGATGATCATCAAAACCATAGAGGATTTGCCATGA
- a CDS encoding ketoacyl-ACP synthase III — translation MTPHAIKKAAAASEPLRSVSVIAAGSYVPEKVLTNAELAQMVDTSDEWITTRTGISERRIAASNEVTSDLAQKAAQRAMQKAGVTADEIDLIIVASITPDMPFPSTACFVQEKLKAFRAVCFDIQAACSGFIYGLEIARQFLANGTAGTALVIGSEKLSCITDWQDRATCVLFGDGAGAAVLRHRPGTRGILATSIASDGRLTGLLNLPGGGSLHPASQQTVNDRLHYLKMAGREVFKHAVNSMVDAANQALKKAAVKIDQVNLIIPHQANMRIIKAIGERLGAPAEKYFVNLNRYGNMSAASIPVALDEAEQQGRIKSGDIILLVAFGGGFTWGATLLEW, via the coding sequence ATGACGCCCCATGCGATTAAAAAAGCCGCCGCCGCCAGCGAGCCGCTGCGCTCCGTTTCGGTGATTGCCGCCGGCTCGTATGTCCCCGAAAAAGTGCTGACCAACGCCGAACTGGCGCAGATGGTTGACACTTCCGACGAATGGATCACCACGCGCACCGGTATCAGCGAGCGGCGGATTGCCGCGAGCAACGAGGTAACATCCGACCTTGCGCAAAAAGCCGCCCAGCGCGCCATGCAGAAAGCCGGCGTCACGGCCGATGAAATTGATTTGATTATCGTCGCCAGCATTACTCCGGACATGCCCTTCCCGAGCACGGCCTGCTTTGTCCAGGAAAAATTAAAGGCATTCCGCGCGGTCTGCTTTGATATTCAGGCCGCCTGTTCGGGGTTTATCTACGGGCTTGAAATCGCCCGCCAGTTCCTGGCCAACGGGACGGCCGGGACCGCCCTCGTGATCGGAAGCGAAAAATTGAGCTGTATCACCGACTGGCAGGACCGCGCCACCTGCGTCCTTTTCGGCGACGGCGCCGGGGCGGCTGTTCTCCGGCATCGGCCGGGGACGCGCGGTATTTTGGCAACCTCCATTGCTTCCGATGGCCGCCTGACCGGTCTTCTGAATCTTCCGGGCGGCGGCAGTCTGCATCCGGCCTCGCAACAGACAGTCAATGACCGCCTGCACTACCTTAAAATGGCGGGACGGGAAGTGTTCAAGCACGCCGTCAATTCCATGGTGGACGCCGCCAATCAGGCGCTGAAAAAGGCGGCGGTGAAAATAGACCAGGTCAACCTGATCATTCCCCATCAGGCCAATATGCGCATTATCAAGGCTATCGGCGAAAGGCTGGGCGCGCCCGCGGAAAAATATTTTGTCAATCTGAACCGCTACGGCAACATGTCGGCCGCTTCCATACCAGTGGCGCTGGACGAGGCCGAGCAACAGGGGCGGATAAAAAGCGGCGACATTATCCTGCTCGTGGCCTTTGGCGGGGGATTCACCTGGGGGGCGACTTTGCTGGAATGGTGA
- the fabD gene encoding ACP S-malonyltransferase, giving the protein MKYQLAILCAGQGAQTVGMGRELAASFPGCRALFAKADEILGYELQKIIFEGPENELVKSNHCQPAIFTVTIACFQALQFEISNLSFQAAAGLSLGEWSALCLAGAISFEDGLRALEARGRYMQEACEEQEGAMLSVIGLKHETLLKAAADSGVEIANYNSSEQTVLSGRRPNIAEAEKMMGAAGARRVMLLNVAGAYHSSLMKSAAEKMRVFLEKVRINPPKCTVMSNVSGRAHGSPEEIKRAMVAQIISPVKWIDCIREMEKAGVNCYVECGPGRVLSGLVKRIQPPARLGNVQDNRSLQAARELLGSNSGGDEISCKT; this is encoded by the coding sequence ATGAAATATCAACTCGCCATTCTCTGCGCGGGACAGGGCGCCCAGACCGTCGGCATGGGGCGCGAACTCGCCGCTTCTTTTCCCGGATGCCGCGCCCTCTTTGCAAAGGCCGATGAAATCCTCGGGTATGAACTGCAAAAGATAATTTTTGAGGGGCCGGAAAACGAGCTGGTGAAATCAAATCACTGTCAGCCGGCCATTTTCACCGTTACGATCGCCTGCTTCCAGGCTTTGCAGTTTGAAATATCAAATCTTTCATTTCAGGCGGCGGCGGGTTTAAGTCTCGGGGAATGGTCGGCGCTGTGTCTGGCCGGCGCAATATCCTTTGAGGACGGCCTGCGCGCGCTGGAAGCGCGCGGCCGTTACATGCAGGAGGCCTGCGAAGAGCAGGAAGGCGCCATGTTGAGCGTGATCGGCCTGAAGCATGAAACGCTTTTGAAAGCCGCGGCGGACAGCGGGGTTGAAATTGCCAATTATAATTCGTCCGAGCAGACCGTCCTTTCCGGCCGAAGACCGAATATAGCGGAAGCCGAAAAAATGATGGGGGCGGCGGGGGCCAGGCGCGTCATGTTATTGAACGTGGCCGGGGCTTACCATTCGTCCCTGATGAAATCGGCCGCCGAAAAAATGCGCGTGTTTTTGGAAAAGGTTCGGATTAATCCCCCGAAATGCACGGTGATGTCCAACGTGAGCGGCCGCGCCCACGGTTCGCCGGAGGAAATAAAACGCGCCATGGTCGCGCAGATAATTTCCCCCGTGAAATGGATTGACTGCATTCGGGAAATGGAAAAAGCGGGCGTTAATTGCTATGTTGAATGCGGTCCTGGCCGCGTTCTTTCCGGGCTTGTCAAACGCATCCAGCCGCCGGCCCGGCTCGGCAACGTCCAGGACAACCGGTCGCTTCAGGCGGCTCGGGAATTGCTCGGATCAAATTCCGGAGGCGATGAAATATCATGCAAAACTTGA
- a CDS encoding pyridoxine 5'-phosphate synthase, which yields MQNLKLGVNIDHVATLRQARGVNYPSVTDAARICVAAGAYGITIHLREDRRHIQDHDLFALRRLLKKAALNLEMANAPEIADIALKAKPDEVCIVPEKRRELTTEGGLDAAGQQRSLKATCRRLSAAGIMVSLFVDPEKKQLDAAAAIGAPCVELHTGAFCNARGAGARKEQKRLIEGARYAHAVGLKVNAGHGITLGNIKSILKMPFLDTLNIGHSIVARAVFVGLQAAVREMLEKMAKYRG from the coding sequence ATGCAAAACTTGAAACTTGGCGTGAATATTGATCATGTGGCCACCCTGCGCCAGGCGCGCGGGGTAAATTACCCGAGCGTAACTGACGCGGCCCGGATATGCGTGGCGGCCGGGGCTTACGGCATCACCATTCATCTGCGCGAGGACCGCCGGCATATTCAGGATCATGACCTGTTTGCCCTGCGCCGTTTGCTGAAAAAGGCCGCGCTCAACCTTGAAATGGCCAATGCGCCGGAAATCGCGGACATTGCCTTGAAGGCAAAACCGGATGAGGTCTGTATCGTGCCCGAAAAACGCCGGGAATTGACCACAGAAGGCGGACTTGACGCCGCCGGCCAGCAAAGAAGTCTGAAGGCAACCTGCCGGCGGTTGTCCGCGGCCGGAATCATGGTAAGTCTTTTTGTTGATCCGGAGAAAAAACAACTGGATGCGGCCGCCGCCATCGGCGCGCCCTGCGTGGAACTGCATACGGGCGCCTTCTGTAATGCCCGCGGCGCCGGCGCCCGAAAAGAACAGAAACGCCTTATTGAAGGCGCGCGTTATGCGCATGCCGTCGGCTTGAAAGTCAATGCCGGACACGGGATCACCCTCGGCAATATCAAAAGCATACTGAAAATGCCTTTTCTGGACACATTGAATATCGGCCACAGCATCGTGGCGCGCGCCGTGTTTGTCGGCCTGCAGGCCGCCGTCCGCGAAATGCTTGAGAAAATGGCAAAATATCGCGGCTGA
- the acpS gene encoding holo-ACP synthase, which produces MKRGTKTNNFNGPVAGMGIDIVDIPRFRKILASRGKRFIDRIFLPGEKKYCRAKARPWIHYAGRFAAKEAVAKAFGTGIGGKISWRDIEIISADLKAPVVKLSLRAQKLARQRRIRRVFISISHTRAYTTAAALLA; this is translated from the coding sequence ATGAAACGCGGGACAAAAACGAACAATTTCAACGGCCCTGTCGCCGGCATGGGCATTGATATCGTGGATATTCCCCGTTTCCGCAAAATCCTTGCCAGCCGCGGTAAAAGGTTTATTGACCGTATTTTCCTGCCGGGCGAGAAAAAATACTGCCGCGCAAAAGCAAGACCCTGGATTCATTACGCCGGCCGTTTTGCCGCCAAGGAAGCCGTTGCCAAAGCCTTCGGCACCGGCATCGGCGGAAAAATATCCTGGCGGGATATTGAAATCATATCCGCGGATTTAAAAGCTCCCGTTGTGAAGCTGAGCCTCCGGGCCCAAAAACTGGCCCGACAGCGGCGCATCCGCCGGGTTTTCATCAGCATTTCCCACACCCGCGCTTACACAACCGCCGCGGCCCTGTTGGCATAA